The Rhodopseudomonas palustris genome window below encodes:
- a CDS encoding VOC family protein yields the protein MKIVTSLSFQGQCRDAFEFYAKVLGGKITAAIPYGDGPPDMPITDPKYKTWLMHCWLEVGDQALMGADMDVGWASNIDKPKNGFDVTLHTQDKAQAQRWYEQLSEGGKPMMPFAETFWSPGFGSLIDRFGIPWMINTQPAQT from the coding sequence ATGAAGATCGTGACCAGCCTGAGCTTTCAGGGGCAGTGCCGCGACGCGTTCGAGTTCTACGCCAAGGTTCTGGGCGGTAAGATCACCGCGGCCATTCCATACGGCGATGGGCCTCCGGACATGCCGATCACCGATCCGAAGTACAAAACCTGGCTGATGCATTGCTGGCTCGAAGTCGGCGATCAGGCGCTGATGGGCGCCGACATGGACGTCGGTTGGGCCTCCAACATCGACAAGCCGAAGAACGGATTCGATGTCACGCTGCACACCCAGGACAAGGCTCAGGCGCAGCGCTGGTACGAGCAATTGTCCGAAGGCGGCAAACCGATGATGCCATTCGCCGAGACGTTCTGGTCGCCCGGGTTCGGCTCGCTGATCGACCGCTTCGGCATCCCGTGGATGATCAATACCCAACCCGCGCAGACCTGA
- the rpsL gene encoding 30S ribosomal protein S12, protein MPTINQLIANPRVVQKSRKKVPALQQSPQKRGVCTRVYTTTPKKPNSALRKVAKVRLTNGFEVIGYIPGEGHNLQEHSVVMIRGGRVKDLPGVRYHILRGVLDTQGVKNRKQRRSKYGAKRPK, encoded by the coding sequence ATGCCGACGATCAACCAGCTGATCGCAAATCCGCGCGTGGTGCAGAAGTCGCGCAAGAAGGTTCCGGCGCTGCAGCAATCGCCGCAGAAGCGCGGCGTGTGCACCCGCGTCTACACCACGACGCCGAAGAAGCCGAACTCGGCGCTGCGTAAGGTCGCCAAGGTGCGCCTGACCAATGGCTTCGAGGTCATCGGTTACATTCCGGGTGAGGGCCACAACCTGCAGGAGCACTCGGTGGTCATGATCCGCGGCGGCCGCGTCAAGGACTTGCCGGGCGTGCGCTACCACATCCTCCGCGGCGTCCTCGATACCCAGGGCGTCAAGAACCGTAAGCAGCGCCGTTCGAAGTACGGCGCGAAGCGTCCGAAGTAA
- a CDS encoding heavy metal translocating P-type ATPase produces MATNAYKTRVEGMDCASCALKIETAMQRLPGVADVRVSYSAATLALRFDQDRISPSTIDEELRSLGYRPQAIAPSPSSIRAERKRLPWWQDAKLQTVMIAAAVFALAFALSHLFPAYERWLYSAAAAICLIPIARRALIGARSGSPFSIETLMTVAAIGAVVIGEAEEAAVVIVLFNVGEWLETFAAGRARAGIEALTDVVPRTARRLRDGSDQVEEIPAADLMIGDVVVVRPGDRIPSDGKVLDGHSDVNEAPITGESVPVAKAVGDHVYAGSINANGELRIETTNAAADNTIARIIHLVEQAQESKAPTERMIDRLSRWYTPAAMLLAFLVIIVPPLGFGEDWATWIYRGLATLLIACPCALVISTPAAIASGLAVGARKGLLIKGGAVLETLGKVKTVAFDKTGTLTLGQPQVTDVVSVIGQQDDAVLARAAAVEGNTSHPIGQAIVRAAKARALQLPVVFGGSQAVPGKAISARLKDGFAFVGSPRFAAERTTIPPELATTISDLEREGKTVVVLISGNTCEGAIAVRDEPRPDAAGALRQLTSKGIAVVMLTGDNARTAQAIAGQLGMEARAELLPDAKLAEISRLKEVSPVAMVGDGINDAPALAAASVGIAMGGGTDVALETADAALLNDRAHGVAELIALSQATLGNIWQNISIALGLKAVFLATSLLGVTTLWMAILADTGATVLVTANALRLLRWRA; encoded by the coding sequence ATGGCGACCAACGCCTACAAAACTCGCGTAGAGGGCATGGATTGCGCCTCCTGCGCGCTCAAGATCGAAACGGCGATGCAGCGGCTGCCGGGTGTCGCGGATGTCCGCGTCAGCTATTCGGCTGCCACCTTGGCGCTTCGGTTCGATCAGGACAGAATCTCGCCGAGCACCATCGACGAGGAGCTGCGCTCGCTCGGTTATCGACCGCAGGCAATTGCGCCGTCGCCCAGCAGCATCCGGGCCGAGCGGAAACGACTGCCGTGGTGGCAGGATGCGAAGCTGCAAACCGTCATGATCGCAGCGGCGGTTTTCGCTCTGGCGTTCGCCTTGTCGCATTTGTTTCCGGCCTACGAGCGATGGCTCTATTCCGCAGCGGCTGCGATCTGTCTGATCCCAATCGCACGCCGGGCCTTGATCGGCGCACGTTCGGGATCGCCTTTCAGCATCGAAACGCTGATGACCGTTGCGGCGATCGGCGCGGTCGTGATCGGTGAGGCCGAGGAAGCGGCCGTGGTCATCGTTCTGTTCAACGTTGGCGAATGGCTGGAGACATTCGCGGCGGGGCGTGCACGAGCGGGCATTGAAGCGCTGACCGACGTCGTGCCACGCACCGCGAGACGGCTGCGCGACGGCTCGGACCAGGTCGAGGAAATTCCGGCCGCCGACCTGATGATCGGCGATGTCGTGGTGGTGCGTCCCGGCGACCGTATCCCGTCAGACGGCAAAGTCCTCGACGGCCATTCCGACGTGAACGAAGCGCCGATCACCGGCGAGTCCGTGCCGGTCGCCAAGGCGGTCGGTGATCACGTCTATGCCGGTAGCATCAATGCCAACGGCGAGCTGCGCATCGAGACGACGAATGCGGCGGCCGACAACACCATCGCGCGCATCATTCACCTCGTCGAACAAGCGCAGGAGAGCAAAGCGCCGACGGAACGGATGATCGATCGGCTCAGCCGGTGGTACACGCCAGCCGCAATGCTGCTGGCGTTCCTGGTCATCATCGTGCCGCCGCTCGGCTTCGGCGAGGATTGGGCGACCTGGATCTATCGCGGCCTGGCCACGCTGCTGATCGCGTGTCCATGCGCCCTGGTGATTTCGACCCCGGCCGCGATTGCGTCCGGACTTGCGGTGGGGGCTCGCAAAGGGCTGCTGATCAAGGGCGGCGCGGTGCTGGAAACGCTCGGCAAGGTGAAGACCGTCGCCTTCGACAAGACCGGTACGCTGACGCTGGGGCAGCCTCAGGTGACCGACGTTGTTTCTGTCATCGGTCAGCAGGACGACGCGGTGCTCGCGCGCGCCGCGGCGGTCGAAGGCAACACCAGTCATCCGATCGGGCAGGCGATCGTCCGCGCCGCGAAGGCACGTGCCTTGCAGCTGCCCGTCGTGTTCGGCGGGAGCCAGGCGGTGCCGGGCAAGGCGATTTCCGCGCGTCTGAAAGACGGCTTCGCCTTCGTCGGATCTCCGCGCTTTGCCGCCGAACGGACTACGATCCCGCCGGAGCTTGCGACGACGATCTCGGACCTCGAGCGTGAGGGCAAGACGGTCGTGGTCCTCATCTCTGGAAACACCTGCGAGGGAGCGATTGCGGTGCGCGACGAGCCGCGCCCGGATGCGGCAGGAGCTTTGCGGCAACTGACGTCCAAAGGCATCGCGGTGGTGATGTTGACCGGCGACAACGCACGAACCGCGCAGGCCATCGCCGGACAGCTCGGCATGGAAGCGCGTGCGGAGCTGCTGCCCGACGCCAAGCTCGCAGAGATTAGTCGCCTGAAGGAAGTGTCTCCCGTCGCGATGGTCGGCGACGGCATCAATGATGCGCCGGCGCTCGCGGCCGCGTCCGTCGGCATCGCCATGGGCGGAGGAACCGACGTGGCGCTGGAGACCGCCGACGCGGCGCTGCTGAATGATCGCGCCCATGGCGTCGCGGAACTGATCGCGCTGTCGCAGGCCACGCTCGGCAATATCTGGCAGAACATCTCGATCGCGCTCGGGCTGAAAGCGGTGTTTCTCGCTACCAGCCTGCTCGGCGTGACGACGTTGTGGATGGCGATTCTTGCCGACACCGGCGCCACGGTGCTGGTCACCGCGAACGCCCTCAGATTACTGCGGTGGCGGGCGTGA
- a CDS encoding MFS transporter, with product MNQSYRWVIVAAGGVLGCVAAGAMFSLPVLIRPMSQDTGWSVTGISTAMTIGFLAMAAASMLWGNLSDRFGPRPVVLTGSAVLAASLALASRAGSLIELQLLFGVLVGAATAAVFAPMMACVTGWFDTGRGLAVSLVSAGMGMAPLTMAPLAAWLVTIHDWRGAMLIIAAITAALMIPAALLVRRPPALAMGGAEVTSADAPDDMTLKQAVRSPQFVTLMLANFFCCATHSGPIFHTVSYAVTCGIPMIAATSIYSVEGLSGMFGRLGFGLAGDRFGAQRVLVIGLLAQAFGVLAYAFVGGLGGFYAVAVAVGFIYAGTMPLYAVIIRENFPLRMMGTIVGGTAMAGSLGMSTGPVLGGLIYDAYGSYAPMYVASCGMGLAAMLILATFRPFPQRRSELAVA from the coding sequence ATGAACCAATCCTATCGTTGGGTGATCGTTGCGGCCGGCGGCGTGCTCGGCTGCGTTGCCGCCGGCGCGATGTTCTCGCTGCCGGTGCTGATCCGGCCGATGTCGCAGGACACCGGCTGGTCGGTCACCGGTATCTCGACCGCGATGACCATCGGCTTCCTGGCGATGGCCGCCGCCAGCATGCTGTGGGGCAATCTGTCGGACAGGTTCGGCCCGCGCCCCGTGGTGCTGACCGGCTCGGCGGTGCTCGCCGCCAGCCTCGCGCTCGCCAGCCGGGCCGGTTCGCTGATCGAATTGCAGTTGCTGTTCGGCGTGCTGGTCGGTGCTGCGACAGCCGCGGTGTTCGCGCCCATGATGGCCTGCGTCACCGGCTGGTTCGACACCGGGCGGGGCCTTGCGGTGTCACTGGTCTCCGCCGGCATGGGGATGGCGCCGCTGACGATGGCGCCGCTGGCGGCATGGCTGGTGACGATCCACGATTGGCGCGGCGCGATGCTGATCATCGCGGCGATCACAGCCGCGCTGATGATCCCCGCAGCGCTGCTGGTGCGGCGGCCGCCGGCGCTAGCAATGGGCGGCGCCGAGGTTACTTCCGCCGATGCGCCGGACGACATGACACTCAAGCAGGCGGTGCGGTCGCCGCAATTCGTCACGCTGATGCTAGCGAATTTCTTCTGCTGCGCGACCCATTCCGGCCCGATCTTCCACACCGTCAGCTACGCTGTGACCTGCGGCATTCCGATGATCGCCGCGACCTCGATCTACAGCGTCGAGGGGCTGTCCGGCATGTTCGGTCGGCTCGGCTTCGGCCTCGCCGGCGATCGCTTCGGCGCGCAGCGCGTGCTCGTGATCGGCCTGCTCGCGCAGGCGTTCGGCGTGTTGGCCTACGCCTTCGTTGGCGGGCTCGGCGGCTTCTATGCGGTCGCCGTCGCGGTCGGCTTCATCTACGCCGGCACCATGCCGCTCTACGCCGTGATCATCCGCGAGAACTTTCCGCTGCGGATGATGGGCACCATCGTCGGCGGCACCGCGATGGCCGGCAGCCTCGGCATGTCGACCGGCCCCGTGCTGGGCGGGCTGATCTACGATGCCTACGGCAGCTACGCGCCGATGTATGTCGCCTCCTGCGGCATGGGCCTCGCCGCGATGCTGATCCTGGCGACCTTTAGGCCGTTCCCGCAGCGGCGGAGCGAGTTGGCAGTGGCGTAG
- a CDS encoding ABC transporter ATP-binding protein — translation MARKPNPPVTPDSPPGDKSAVTPPADAATGSPAPGSEGTAAPASPLDEKFALPVGAAAPVVPTTKPPVKQLIADKVPAAPAAGAKAAADDGDEDDEDDDEEDDDDDDEDEELVVFTAREAAGAFATVAGFIRPVVANYKKMLAFVVFGVVVETLFNVIMPLSLKFLIDDALGEEDFHELYKILSILGVAGVITSIIAVWYERWDARLSAAVISDVRTRLFEHVQRLPAGYFARTKRGEILSRFSIDMAAFSRVVEILANTALLPFLELVAGVVLMLFLNWQLAVLALLIFPITLIGPRILTPKAVQANYEQKVQEAGLLGLVQENVGAQAVVKAFSLQRKMFGFFSLRNQATRQKMAQATFLTSMVERSVTVAVLMLHLMVLALGAYLATTGQITVGTFVTFESAFWEVSYNIAHLMQFIPVSIQAAAAVRHMQELLDEKTPIADKPGAAEMPRIVDNIAFERVSFAYEGAEQPVIDNLSLKLKAGKTIAIVGPSGSGKSTLLNMVLRLYDPTEGRVSVDGVDIRNVTLDSLRRSMAVVFQENMLFNMSIRDNIRLGKEGATDAEVEQAAKKAEIHRFIMSLPQKYDTVVGERGDTLSGGQRQRIAIARAVVRDPSVLLLDEATSALDQTTEAAINKTLMKLARGRTMIFSTHRLTSVVDMDEIVVVSGGQAIERGSHKELLAKNGVYRKLWDDQERHGAGDDDDDEDDDDE, via the coding sequence ATGGCGCGTAAGCCCAATCCTCCCGTCACCCCGGACTCTCCGCCAGGCGACAAGTCCGCCGTCACGCCGCCGGCCGATGCCGCCACCGGCAGTCCTGCGCCGGGCAGTGAAGGCACCGCCGCCCCGGCTTCGCCGCTCGACGAGAAGTTCGCGCTTCCGGTCGGCGCCGCAGCGCCGGTGGTGCCGACCACCAAGCCCCCGGTGAAGCAGCTGATCGCCGACAAGGTCCCGGCCGCTCCCGCGGCCGGCGCCAAAGCCGCCGCGGACGACGGCGACGAGGACGATGAGGACGACGACGAGGAGGATGACGACGACGACGATGAGGACGAGGAACTCGTCGTCTTCACCGCGCGCGAGGCCGCCGGCGCATTCGCGACGGTCGCCGGCTTCATCCGGCCGGTCGTTGCCAACTACAAGAAGATGCTGGCGTTCGTGGTGTTCGGCGTGGTCGTCGAAACGCTGTTCAACGTCATCATGCCGCTCAGCCTGAAGTTCCTGATCGACGACGCGCTCGGCGAGGAGGACTTCCACGAACTCTACAAGATCCTGTCGATCCTCGGCGTCGCCGGCGTCATCACCTCGATCATCGCGGTGTGGTACGAGCGCTGGGATGCGCGGCTGTCCGCGGCGGTGATCTCCGACGTCCGCACCCGGCTGTTCGAACACGTCCAGCGCCTGCCGGCCGGGTATTTCGCCCGCACCAAGCGCGGCGAGATCCTGTCGCGGTTCTCGATCGACATGGCGGCGTTCTCGCGGGTGGTCGAAATCCTCGCCAACACTGCGCTGCTGCCGTTCCTCGAATTGGTCGCCGGCGTCGTCCTGATGCTGTTCCTGAACTGGCAGCTCGCAGTGTTGGCGCTCTTGATCTTCCCGATCACGCTGATCGGGCCGCGCATCCTGACGCCGAAGGCGGTGCAGGCGAACTACGAGCAGAAGGTGCAGGAGGCCGGACTGCTCGGCCTGGTGCAGGAGAACGTCGGCGCGCAGGCGGTCGTCAAGGCGTTCAGCCTGCAGCGCAAGATGTTCGGCTTCTTCTCGCTGCGCAATCAGGCGACGCGGCAGAAGATGGCGCAGGCCACCTTCCTGACCTCGATGGTCGAACGCAGCGTCACCGTCGCGGTGCTGATGCTGCATTTGATGGTGCTGGCGCTCGGCGCCTATCTGGCGACCACCGGTCAGATCACCGTCGGCACCTTCGTCACCTTCGAGAGTGCATTCTGGGAGGTGTCGTACAACATCGCCCATCTGATGCAGTTCATCCCGGTGTCGATCCAGGCGGCCGCCGCGGTGCGCCACATGCAGGAGCTGCTCGACGAGAAGACCCCGATCGCCGACAAGCCGGGCGCTGCCGAGATGCCGCGCATCGTCGACAACATCGCGTTCGAGCGGGTGTCGTTCGCCTATGAGGGCGCCGAGCAGCCGGTGATCGACAATCTCAGCCTGAAGCTGAAGGCCGGCAAGACCATCGCGATCGTCGGCCCGAGCGGCTCGGGCAAGAGCACGCTGCTCAACATGGTGCTGCGGCTGTACGACCCGACCGAAGGCCGGGTCTCAGTCGACGGCGTCGACATCCGCAACGTCACGCTGGATTCGCTGCGCCGGAGCATGGCCGTGGTGTTCCAGGAGAACATGCTGTTCAACATGTCGATCCGCGACAACATCCGGCTCGGAAAGGAAGGCGCGACCGACGCCGAGGTCGAGCAGGCCGCCAAGAAGGCGGAGATCCACCGCTTCATCATGAGCCTGCCGCAGAAGTACGACACCGTGGTCGGCGAGCGCGGCGACACGCTGTCCGGCGGCCAGCGCCAGCGCATCGCGATCGCCCGCGCGGTTGTCCGCGATCCCTCGGTGCTGCTGCTCGACGAGGCGACTTCGGCGCTCGACCAGACCACCGAGGCGGCGATCAACAAGACGCTGATGAAGCTGGCGCGCGGCCGCACCATGATCTTCTCGACCCACCGCCTGACCTCGGTGGTCGACATGGACGAGATCGTCGTCGTTTCCGGCGGGCAGGCGATCGAGCGCGGCTCGCACAAGGAGCTGCTCGCCAAGAATGGTGTGTATCGCAAGCTGTGGGACGACCAGGAACGCCACGGCGCCGGCGATGATGACGACGATGAGGATGACGACGACGAGTGA
- a CDS encoding MarR family winged helix-turn-helix transcriptional regulator, translated as MRSPAEPSFETTLLVRDSCLCLHAQRAARALARRFDLALKPAGLTSGQFSLLMSLNRPQPAPLGGVAALLAMDRTTLTANLKPLERRNLLEVLIDPADRRARLLRLTPTGRKTLAAAVPIWRKLHAEIEADLADADRLRAELNVLGRLAD; from the coding sequence ATGCGCTCCCCGGCCGAACCGAGTTTCGAAACCACGCTGCTGGTGCGCGATAGCTGCCTGTGCCTGCACGCCCAACGGGCCGCGCGGGCGCTGGCGCGGCGGTTCGACCTCGCGCTGAAGCCGGCCGGGCTCACCAGCGGTCAGTTCTCGCTGCTGATGTCGCTGAACCGTCCGCAGCCTGCCCCACTCGGCGGCGTCGCTGCGCTGCTGGCGATGGACCGCACCACGCTCACGGCGAACTTGAAGCCACTGGAGCGGCGCAATCTGCTCGAAGTGCTGATTGATCCGGCGGACCGGCGCGCGCGGCTGTTGCGGCTAACGCCTACGGGGCGGAAGACGCTGGCCGCGGCAGTGCCGATCTGGCGCAAGCTGCATGCGGAGATCGAAGCCGATCTCGCCGATGCCGACCGCCTGCGCGCCGAGCTGAACGTGCTCGGCCGCCTCGCCGATTGA
- the rpsG gene encoding 30S ribosomal protein S7, which translates to MSRRHAAEKREVLPDPKFGNIIVTKFMNSVMYAGKKSVAESIVYGAFDLIEAKTKQPPLGVFEQALDNVMPTIEVRSRRVGGATYQVPVEVRSTRRQALGIRWLIAAARGRNEKTMTERLSAELLDASNNRGNAVKKREDVHKMAEANRAFSHYRW; encoded by the coding sequence ATGTCCCGTCGTCACGCCGCCGAGAAGCGCGAAGTTCTTCCCGATCCGAAGTTCGGGAACATCATTGTCACCAAGTTCATGAACTCGGTGATGTACGCCGGCAAGAAGTCGGTCGCCGAAAGCATCGTTTACGGTGCGTTCGACCTGATCGAAGCCAAGACCAAGCAGCCACCGCTCGGTGTGTTCGAGCAGGCGCTCGACAACGTGATGCCGACCATCGAGGTCCGCTCCCGCCGCGTCGGTGGTGCGACCTACCAGGTCCCGGTCGAAGTTCGTTCGACCCGTCGTCAGGCTCTGGGCATTCGCTGGCTGATCGCCGCCGCCCGCGGCCGCAACGAAAAGACCATGACCGAGCGGCTGTCGGCTGAACTGCTCGATGCGTCGAACAACCGTGGCAACGCGGTGAAGAAGCGTGAAGACGTGCACAAGATGGCGGAAGCCAACCGCGCGTTCTCGCACTATCGCTGGTAA
- the fusA gene encoding elongation factor G: MPRVHAIEDYRNFGIMAHIDAGKTTTTERILYYTGKSHKIGEVHEGAATMDWMEQEQERGITITSAATTAFWNGKRLNIIDTPGHVDFTIEVERSLRVLDGAVCVLDSNQGVEPQTETVWRQGDKYKVPRIVFANKMDKTGADFFKCLQDIIDRLGAKPVAIQLPIGSESNFKGVIDLVRMKAVVWNDESLGAKFEDAEIPAELLDQAKEYREKMIEAAVELDDDAMSAYLEGNEPDEATLKRLIRKAVLTGAFYPVLCGSAFKNKGVQPLLDAVVDYLPSPIDVPAIKGTDDKGNEVVRKADDKEPLALLAFKIMDDPFVGTITFCRIYSGILQSGTGVVNSTREKKERIGRMLLMHANNREDIKEAYAGDIVALAGLKEARTGDTLCDPANPVILEKMEFPEPVIEIAIEPKSKADQEKLGVALAKLAAEDPSFRVSTDQESGQTILKGMGELHLDIKVDILKRTYKVDANIGAPQVAFRERITKKAEVDYTHKKQTGGTGQFAAVSFVVEPTEPGAGYIFESKIVGGAVPKEYIPGVEKGIESVLSSGVVAGFPVVDVKVTLVDGKYHDVDSSALAFEIASRAAFREALQKGKSVLLEPIMKVEVVTPEDYTGSVIGDLNSRRGQIQGQDMRGNANVINAMVPLMNMFGYVNNLRSMSQGRANFTMQFDHYAEAPANVSAEVQKKFA; this comes from the coding sequence ATGCCCCGCGTTCACGCCATCGAGGACTACCGCAACTTCGGCATCATGGCCCACATTGATGCCGGCAAGACCACGACGACCGAGCGCATCCTCTATTACACCGGCAAGAGCCACAAAATCGGCGAAGTGCACGAAGGTGCCGCGACGATGGACTGGATGGAGCAGGAGCAGGAGCGCGGCATCACCATTACGTCGGCCGCCACGACCGCGTTCTGGAACGGCAAGCGTCTGAACATCATCGACACTCCCGGCCACGTCGACTTCACCATTGAAGTCGAGCGTTCGCTGCGCGTGCTCGACGGTGCCGTGTGCGTTCTCGACTCCAACCAGGGCGTCGAGCCGCAGACCGAGACCGTGTGGCGTCAGGGCGACAAGTACAAGGTTCCGCGTATCGTCTTCGCCAACAAGATGGACAAGACCGGCGCTGACTTCTTCAAGTGCCTGCAGGACATCATCGACCGCCTCGGCGCCAAGCCGGTGGCGATCCAGCTGCCGATCGGTTCGGAGAGCAACTTCAAGGGCGTGATCGATCTGGTCCGCATGAAGGCTGTGGTCTGGAACGACGAGTCGCTGGGCGCGAAGTTCGAAGACGCCGAGATCCCGGCCGAGCTGCTCGACCAGGCCAAGGAATATCGCGAGAAGATGATCGAAGCCGCCGTCGAGCTCGACGACGACGCGATGTCTGCGTATCTCGAAGGCAACGAGCCGGACGAGGCGACCCTCAAGCGCCTGATCCGCAAGGCGGTGCTGACCGGCGCGTTCTATCCGGTGCTGTGCGGCTCTGCGTTCAAGAACAAGGGCGTGCAGCCGCTGCTCGACGCCGTGGTCGACTACCTGCCGTCGCCGATCGACGTGCCGGCGATCAAGGGCACCGACGACAAGGGCAACGAAGTCGTGCGCAAGGCGGACGACAAGGAGCCGCTGGCTCTGCTTGCGTTCAAGATCATGGACGACCCGTTCGTCGGCACCATCACCTTCTGCCGCATCTACTCGGGCATCCTGCAGAGCGGCACCGGCGTGGTGAACTCGACCCGCGAGAAGAAGGAGCGCATCGGCCGCATGCTGCTGATGCACGCCAACAACCGCGAAGACATCAAGGAGGCCTATGCCGGCGACATCGTCGCGCTGGCCGGCCTCAAGGAAGCTCGCACCGGTGACACGCTGTGCGATCCCGCCAACCCGGTGATCCTCGAAAAGATGGAATTCCCGGAGCCGGTGATCGAGATCGCGATCGAGCCGAAGTCGAAGGCCGACCAGGAAAAGCTCGGCGTCGCGCTGGCGAAGCTGGCGGCGGAAGATCCGTCGTTCCGGGTGTCGACCGATCAGGAGTCCGGCCAGACCATCCTCAAGGGCATGGGCGAACTCCATCTCGACATCAAGGTCGACATCCTGAAGCGTACCTACAAGGTGGACGCCAACATCGGTGCGCCGCAGGTGGCGTTCCGTGAGCGCATCACCAAGAAGGCCGAAGTCGACTACACCCACAAGAAGCAGACCGGTGGTACCGGTCAGTTCGCTGCGGTGAGCTTCGTCGTCGAGCCGACCGAGCCGGGCGCCGGTTACATCTTCGAGTCGAAGATCGTCGGTGGTGCGGTGCCGAAGGAGTACATCCCGGGTGTCGAAAAGGGCATCGAGAGCGTGCTGTCTTCGGGCGTGGTCGCGGGCTTCCCGGTGGTCGACGTCAAGGTGACGCTGGTCGACGGTAAGTACCACGACGTCGACTCGTCGGCGCTGGCCTTCGAAATCGCCTCTCGTGCCGCGTTCCGCGAAGCGCTGCAGAAGGGCAAGTCGGTTCTCCTCGAGCCGATCATGAAGGTCGAAGTTGTGACCCCGGAAGACTACACCGGTTCGGTCATCGGCGACCTGAACTCGCGGCGTGGCCAGATCCAGGGTCAGGACATGCGCGGCAATGCCAACGTGATCAACGCGATGGTGCCGCTGATGAACATGTTCGGCTACGTCAACAACCTGCGCTCGATGAGCCAGGGCCGGGCGAACTTCACCATGCAGTTCGACCACTACGCGGAAGCGCCGGCCAACGTGTCGGCTGAAGTCCAGAAGAAGTTTGCCTGA
- a CDS encoding MerR family transcriptional regulator has translation MQTDHLAIGDLGRQTDTKVETIRYYERIGLLSAPARTPGNYRAYTTEHLNRLSFIRRARDLGFSLDQIRALLDLSDDRTRSCDAIDAIAKQHLAEVDRKIADLKALRHELDHMITQCSCGTVADCRIIEALSP, from the coding sequence ATGCAGACGGACCATCTCGCAATCGGCGATCTCGGGCGTCAGACCGACACCAAGGTCGAAACCATCCGGTATTACGAGCGGATCGGATTGCTGTCGGCCCCCGCGCGCACGCCGGGCAACTACCGCGCCTACACGACCGAGCATCTCAACCGTCTGAGCTTCATCCGACGCGCCCGCGATCTCGGCTTTTCACTCGATCAGATCCGCGCGTTGCTCGATCTGTCTGACGACCGCACCCGCTCCTGCGATGCCATCGACGCCATCGCCAAGCAGCATCTGGCCGAAGTCGATCGCAAGATCGCCGACCTCAAGGCCCTGCGCCACGAGCTCGACCACATGATCACCCAATGCAGCTGCGGAACGGTCGCCGACTGCCGCATCATCGAGGCGCTGTCTCCGTAA